From Pseudonocardia autotrophica, one genomic window encodes:
- a CDS encoding PucR family transcriptional regulator: protein MPVTLRDLCTDRNLGLRPACPAADLDRRISWVHSSELPDPTPYLDGGELLLTTGLGPAIDPAAYVRRVAVHGLAALGFGTGLGHDEHLPAVAAACEHEGLPLIEVPERTPFLALTRAVTEARAAERYAEVVRTDEAQRALTAAALGDDRAESTGRVLDRLAERLEAWVLVSDADDRVRHAAPRQASRRAVALAGEITRVREHSGPSSVTVAAGGGQVVLQPVRLIGPAVLVVGRNRLFSPVDRQVIGSAVSVLTLAHARGAAAGRAEQRLRTAVLRTLATLPDCGADQVLADTWGPLPDGDLVAIALGGRPAAGRLDVLVDALERAAVGFHAELDGQVAIVVGADAVEPVLSLAARARGVRAGISDPAPVSGLGRALREAGRALDAAERRDRAVIRFADLAGSGLSALVIPEDAAAFAESVLAPLVRHDIERRGDLVASLREWLAHHGQWDPAAARLGVHRHTLRSRIEKAGALLGRDLDSPGVRAELWFALHAPA, encoded by the coding sequence GTGCCGGTCACCTTGCGCGATCTGTGTACCGACCGCAACCTCGGTCTGCGGCCCGCGTGTCCCGCCGCGGATCTGGATCGTCGTATCTCCTGGGTGCACTCTTCCGAGTTGCCCGACCCCACGCCGTACCTCGACGGCGGCGAACTGTTGCTGACCACCGGGCTGGGCCCGGCCATCGATCCGGCCGCCTACGTCCGGCGGGTCGCCGTGCACGGGCTGGCGGCGCTCGGCTTCGGCACCGGGCTCGGGCACGACGAGCATCTCCCGGCGGTCGCCGCTGCCTGCGAGCACGAGGGGCTGCCGCTGATCGAGGTGCCCGAGCGGACCCCGTTCCTGGCGCTGACCAGGGCGGTGACCGAGGCCCGGGCGGCCGAGCGGTACGCCGAGGTGGTGCGCACCGACGAGGCGCAGCGGGCATTGACCGCGGCCGCGCTGGGCGACGACCGGGCCGAGAGCACCGGGCGGGTGCTGGACCGGCTCGCCGAGCGGCTGGAGGCGTGGGTGCTGGTCTCCGACGCCGACGACCGGGTCCGGCACGCCGCGCCCCGCCAGGCGTCCCGGCGGGCGGTCGCACTGGCCGGTGAGATCACCCGGGTGCGCGAGCACTCCGGCCCGTCGAGCGTCACGGTGGCGGCCGGCGGCGGGCAGGTCGTGCTGCAGCCGGTCCGGTTGATCGGGCCTGCGGTGCTCGTGGTCGGGCGGAACCGGCTGTTCAGCCCGGTCGACCGGCAGGTGATCGGTTCGGCGGTGTCGGTGCTGACCCTGGCGCACGCGCGCGGCGCCGCGGCCGGGCGGGCCGAGCAGCGGCTGCGTACCGCCGTGCTGCGGACCCTGGCCACGCTGCCGGACTGCGGCGCCGATCAGGTGCTGGCCGACACCTGGGGCCCGCTGCCGGACGGCGACCTGGTCGCGATCGCGCTCGGCGGGCGGCCCGCGGCGGGCCGGCTCGACGTGCTGGTCGACGCGCTCGAGCGGGCCGCGGTCGGGTTCCACGCCGAGCTCGACGGACAGGTCGCCATCGTCGTCGGTGCGGACGCGGTGGAGCCGGTGCTGAGCCTCGCCGCGCGGGCCCGCGGCGTCCGGGCCGGGATCTCCGATCCGGCGCCGGTGTCCGGTCTCGGTCGGGCGCTGCGGGAGGCCGGGCGGGCGCTGGACGCCGCCGAGCGCCGGGACCGGGCGGTGATCCGGTTCGCCGACCTGGCGGGCAGCGGGCTCTCCGCGCTGGTGATCCCGGAGGACGCCGCCGCGTTCGCCGAGTCGGTGCTCGCCCCGCTGGTGCGCCACGACATCGAGCGCCGCGGTGACCTGGTCGCCTCGCTGCGCGAGTGGCTCGCCCACCACGGGCAGTGGGATCCGGCGGCGGCCCGCCTGGGCGTGCACCGGCACACGCTCCGGTCCCGGATCGAGAAGGCCGGTGCGCTGCTGGGGCGCGATCTCGACTCCCCCGGCGTCCGGGCCGAGCTGTGGTTCGCCCTGCACGCGCCGGCCTGA
- a CDS encoding 5-oxoprolinase subunit B family protein, protein MSARYSWGGDEFVFVELAEEMSLQANFKAVAITNLLQEERPDGILEICPANASYQVRYDPDVLEPHGFLEHLKSLEARVGDALGVTLNCRVVDIPVLYQDPWTTETLMRFRDRHQDPDATDIEYAARINGYAGVDEFIAAHSGSPWFTSMVGFVAGLPFKYQMVPRERQIVVPKYLRPRTDTPKQTVGYGGCFSCIYSVRGAGGYQMFGITPAPIYDPRQTKPDFTDHKVFMRPGDMVKFRPIDRDEYDDAQAKAEAGEYRITARPVEFDLQPFLDDPDGYNKRLLEVLT, encoded by the coding sequence ATGAGCGCCCGCTACAGCTGGGGCGGCGACGAGTTCGTGTTCGTCGAGCTGGCCGAGGAGATGAGCCTGCAGGCCAACTTCAAGGCCGTCGCGATCACCAACCTGCTGCAGGAGGAGCGGCCGGACGGGATCCTGGAGATCTGCCCGGCGAACGCGTCCTACCAGGTGCGTTACGACCCCGACGTGCTGGAGCCGCACGGGTTCCTGGAGCACCTCAAGTCGCTCGAGGCGCGGGTCGGTGACGCGCTGGGTGTCACCCTGAACTGCCGGGTCGTCGACATCCCGGTGCTCTACCAGGACCCGTGGACCACCGAGACGCTGATGCGTTTCCGGGACCGGCACCAGGACCCGGACGCCACCGACATCGAGTACGCGGCCCGGATCAACGGCTACGCGGGCGTCGACGAGTTCATCGCGGCGCACTCGGGCTCACCGTGGTTCACCTCGATGGTCGGGTTCGTGGCGGGGCTGCCGTTCAAGTACCAGATGGTGCCCCGGGAGCGGCAGATCGTGGTTCCCAAGTACCTGCGGCCGCGTACCGACACCCCGAAGCAGACGGTCGGCTACGGCGGCTGCTTCTCCTGCATCTACTCGGTGCGCGGGGCCGGCGGCTACCAGATGTTCGGCATCACCCCGGCGCCGATCTACGACCCGCGTCAGACGAAGCCGGACTTCACCGACCACAAGGTGTTCATGCGGCCCGGTGACATGGTCAAGTTCCGGCCGATCGACCGGGACGAGTACGACGACGCGCAGGCGAAGGCCGAGGCGGGGGAGTACCGGATCACCGCCCGGCCGGTGGAGTTCGACCTGCAGCCGTTCCTGGACGACCCGGACGGCTACAACAAGCGCCTGCTGGAGGTCCTGACGTGA
- a CDS encoding 5-oxoprolinase subunit C family protein — MSATTSIEVRKPGLSTTVQDGGRSGYYHLGIPPSGALDQYSLAAANALVGNSPDDAVLEIVYMGPELRFTGPAVVAVTGATIAPRVNGETRPQWESFAVAEGDVLDFDYLKSGARAYLAVSGGLDTRVDLGSRSTYVIGSLGGVDGRPIAEGDVLPVGSGGSGRAGLVVPDDLRSSTSKDVEVRVVMGLYDHRLTDNGRATFLDTTWTLTPVADRMGFRYAGGRLETVDREPPFGAGQDPSNIVDSPYPIGSIQVPGGVEPIILHRDAVSGGGYMMVATVISGDLDIVAQSAPRTRTRFVEVDLETALGLRAERKDRLARLYASLT; from the coding sequence GTGAGCGCGACGACGTCGATCGAGGTCCGCAAGCCCGGCCTGTCCACCACGGTGCAGGACGGCGGCCGGTCGGGCTACTACCACCTGGGCATCCCGCCGTCGGGCGCGCTGGACCAGTACTCGCTCGCCGCGGCGAACGCGCTGGTCGGCAACTCGCCGGACGACGCGGTGCTCGAGATCGTCTACATGGGACCGGAGCTGCGGTTCACCGGCCCGGCCGTGGTCGCCGTGACCGGTGCGACGATCGCGCCGCGGGTGAACGGGGAGACCCGCCCGCAGTGGGAGTCGTTCGCCGTCGCCGAGGGCGACGTGCTCGACTTCGACTACCTCAAGTCCGGCGCGCGGGCCTACCTCGCGGTGTCCGGCGGGCTGGACACCCGGGTCGACCTGGGCAGCCGGTCCACCTATGTGATCGGCTCGCTGGGCGGGGTGGACGGTCGCCCGATCGCCGAGGGCGACGTGCTGCCGGTCGGCTCCGGCGGCTCCGGCCGGGCCGGGCTGGTGGTTCCCGACGACCTGCGGTCGTCGACGTCGAAGGACGTCGAGGTGCGGGTCGTGATGGGGCTCTACGACCACCGGCTCACCGACAACGGGCGCGCGACGTTCCTGGACACGACGTGGACGCTGACGCCCGTCGCGGACCGGATGGGGTTCCGCTACGCCGGTGGCCGGCTGGAGACGGTGGACCGGGAGCCGCCGTTCGGTGCCGGACAGGACCCGTCGAACATCGTGGACTCGCCGTACCCGATCGGCTCGATCCAGGTGCCGGGCGGCGTGGAGCCGATCATCCTGCACCGCGACGCGGTGTCCGGTGGCGGCTACATGATGGTGGCGACGGTGATCTCCGGCGATCTCGACATCGTCGCGCAGTCGGCGCCGCGGACCCGAACCCGCTTCGTCGAGGTCGACCTGGAGACCGCGCTGGGGCTGCGCGCCGAGCGGAAGGACCGCCTCGCCCGGCTGTACGCCTCACTCACCTGA
- a CDS encoding acetyl-CoA carboxylase biotin carboxylase subunit — MKKLLVANRGEIAVRIIRAARDLGIRTVAVASKADADALHTRLADSCVEIGPSPASKSYLVTEAILAAAKETGADAVHPGYGFLSERAAFATAVADAGLTFVGPAGSVIEKMGDKVAAREVARAAGVPTVPGTPGGVDGVDAAVEAARHTGYPVMLKAAAGGGGRGIRVVHDEDGLRTAFGQASTEAQKAFGDGTMYLERFVERARHVEVQVLGDGSDAVHLFERECSLQRRRQKVVEEAVSPGISEATRDAMTSAAVNLCREVGYTSAGTVEFLVDDAGGDFFFIEMNTRIQVEHPTTELVTGIDLVAEQLRIAAGEPLRHSQEQIERRGHAIEYRVNAEDPTKDFMPQPGSVGRITLPSGPWVRCDTWLEPDGTVPPYYDSLLAKVVVWGADREEALARSRRALDEFTVAGIPTTVGLLRELVDEPWVGSADFHTGTLEQWLAERKETS; from the coding sequence ATGAAAAAGCTGCTCGTCGCCAACCGCGGTGAGATCGCCGTCCGGATCATCCGGGCCGCACGCGACCTGGGGATCCGCACGGTCGCCGTGGCCTCGAAGGCGGACGCCGACGCGCTGCACACCCGGCTGGCCGACTCGTGTGTCGAGATCGGGCCGTCGCCGGCGTCCAAGTCCTACCTGGTGACCGAGGCGATCCTGGCCGCGGCGAAGGAGACCGGTGCCGACGCGGTGCACCCGGGTTACGGGTTCCTGTCCGAGCGGGCCGCGTTCGCCACCGCCGTCGCCGACGCCGGGCTGACCTTCGTCGGCCCGGCCGGCTCGGTGATCGAGAAGATGGGCGACAAGGTCGCCGCACGGGAGGTCGCCCGGGCCGCGGGCGTGCCGACCGTGCCGGGCACCCCCGGCGGGGTGGACGGTGTCGACGCCGCCGTCGAGGCGGCCCGCCACACCGGCTACCCGGTGATGCTCAAGGCCGCCGCCGGCGGCGGCGGGCGCGGCATCCGGGTCGTGCACGACGAGGACGGTCTGCGCACCGCGTTCGGGCAGGCGTCCACCGAGGCGCAGAAGGCGTTCGGCGACGGCACCATGTACCTGGAGCGGTTCGTCGAGCGGGCCCGGCACGTCGAGGTCCAGGTGCTCGGCGACGGCTCCGACGCGGTGCACCTGTTCGAGCGGGAGTGCTCGCTGCAGCGGCGCCGGCAGAAGGTCGTCGAGGAGGCGGTGTCCCCGGGCATCTCCGAGGCCACCCGGGACGCCATGACCAGCGCCGCGGTGAACCTGTGCCGGGAGGTCGGCTACACCTCGGCGGGCACCGTCGAGTTCCTGGTCGACGACGCCGGCGGCGATTTCTTCTTCATCGAGATGAACACCCGGATCCAGGTCGAGCACCCGACGACCGAGCTGGTCACCGGCATCGACCTGGTCGCCGAGCAGCTCCGGATCGCGGCCGGCGAGCCGCTGCGCCACAGCCAGGAGCAGATCGAGCGGCGCGGGCACGCGATCGAGTACCGGGTCAACGCCGAGGACCCGACCAAGGACTTCATGCCACAGCCGGGCTCGGTCGGGCGGATCACGCTGCCCTCCGGGCCGTGGGTCCGCTGCGACACCTGGCTCGAGCCGGACGGCACCGTCCCGCCCTACTACGACTCGCTGCTGGCGAAGGTCGTCGTCTGGGGTGCCGACCGGGAGGAGGCGCTCGCCCGTTCCCGGCGCGCGCTGGATGAGTTCACCGTCGCCGGCATCCCGACCACCGTCGGGCTGCTGCGTGAGCTGGTCGACGAGCCGTGGGTCGGCTCGGCCGACTTCCACACCGGAACCCTCGAACAGTGGCTGGCCGAACGGAAGGAGACCTCATGA
- a CDS encoding NADPH-dependent FMN reductase — MTRTSTTPANSATPADAGTSTGTGPADPVRLAVIIGSVRAGRYGPTVARWFTGEITGRDDVVVDVVDLLGSDLAPRMDRDPDPDLGARLAAADAFVVVTPEYNHSYPAGLKIAIDAFHSEWAAKPVGFVSYGGRSGGIRAVEHLRTVFVELHGAPVRDAVSLPDYWTLFDDDGALTDDGSAAQAAQLLAGQLVWWGRALRDARARHGALA, encoded by the coding sequence ATGACCCGCACCTCGACCACCCCAGCAAACTCAGCCACTCCAGCCGACGCAGGCACCTCGACCGGCACCGGACCGGCCGATCCGGTCCGGCTCGCGGTGATCATCGGGAGCGTGCGCGCCGGCCGGTACGGGCCGACCGTCGCGCGCTGGTTCACCGGTGAGATCACCGGGCGGGACGACGTCGTCGTCGACGTCGTGGACCTGCTCGGGTCCGATCTGGCACCCCGGATGGACCGGGATCCCGATCCGGACCTGGGAGCCCGGCTCGCCGCCGCGGACGCGTTCGTCGTGGTCACACCGGAGTACAACCACTCCTACCCGGCCGGTCTGAAGATCGCGATCGACGCGTTCCACTCCGAATGGGCCGCCAAGCCGGTCGGGTTCGTCAGCTACGGCGGACGCTCCGGGGGCATCCGGGCGGTCGAGCACCTGCGGACCGTGTTCGTCGAGCTGCACGGGGCACCCGTGCGGGACGCGGTCAGCCTGCCGGACTACTGGACCCTGTTCGACGACGACGGTGCACTCACCGACGACGGTTCCGCCGCGCAGGCCGCGCAGCTGCTCGCCGGCCAGCTCGTGTGGTGGGGACGGGCCCTGCGCGACGCCCGCGCCCGGCACGGTGCGCTCGCGTGA
- a CDS encoding LamB/YcsF family protein, with protein sequence MVAINCDMGESFSIYHCGDDEGLMPFVTVANVACGFHASDPRVMTRTVKLAKRHGVKVGAHPSLPDREGFGRREMKMDREELTAAVVYQIGALSGFLRAEGMELNHVKVHGSLYGMSSRDPEVAQAIADAADVFGAPLMGMVGTVHEQVWGDRGAGFIAEYYADLDYRDDGSLIITREHQAFDPVRSAERALRAVTEGKATSENGKELTVRADSVCVHSDTPNAVELAQAVNTALKPHLS encoded by the coding sequence ATGGTGGCCATCAACTGCGACATGGGCGAGTCGTTCTCGATCTACCACTGCGGCGACGACGAGGGGCTGATGCCGTTCGTGACCGTCGCCAACGTGGCGTGCGGGTTCCACGCGTCCGATCCCCGGGTGATGACCCGGACCGTGAAGCTCGCGAAGCGGCACGGGGTGAAGGTCGGTGCGCACCCGTCACTGCCCGACCGCGAGGGCTTCGGCCGTCGCGAGATGAAGATGGACCGTGAGGAACTGACCGCAGCCGTCGTCTACCAGATCGGCGCGCTGTCGGGATTCCTGCGCGCCGAGGGCATGGAGCTCAACCACGTGAAGGTGCACGGGTCGCTCTACGGGATGTCCTCCCGTGATCCGGAGGTGGCGCAGGCGATCGCGGACGCCGCCGACGTGTTCGGCGCGCCCCTGATGGGGATGGTCGGCACCGTGCACGAGCAGGTGTGGGGGGACCGCGGCGCCGGATTCATCGCCGAGTACTACGCCGATCTCGACTACCGCGACGACGGCTCGCTGATCATCACCCGGGAGCACCAGGCGTTCGACCCGGTGCGGTCCGCGGAGCGCGCGCTGCGCGCCGTCACCGAGGGCAAGGCGACCTCGGAGAACGGCAAGGAGCTCACCGTGCGCGCGGACTCGGTCTGCGTGCACTCCGACACCCCGAACGCGGTGGAGCTGGCCCAGGCCGTCAACACCGCGCTGAAGCCCCACCTGAGCTGA
- a CDS encoding esterase/lipase family protein, protein MNRRRWGAIASIALATLVVGAAMVTPVQAAQAAPAPAPAQLPELLVPSPPGSNDWDCTPTDELPNPVVLVHGLTANQANNWAYIAPQLAERGHCVFSLTYGRNPLTPPPLTQVGGLAPIEESAQELATFVDRVLDATGAEKVDIVGHSEGSLMPNHWVKFLGGAAVVDRYVGLTPLWDGTETAGLAFLNRTGEQLGLGPAVGLALDPLCAACRQVLRGSDFLAEMNSGGGPRVDGVTYTMILTRYDELVVPYTSGLMDGATNIVLQEGCPANLAEHLAVAFDPVTLQHITNALDPANAEPVRCFPVGPDAPPAT, encoded by the coding sequence ATGAACCGGCGGCGATGGGGTGCGATCGCGTCGATCGCACTGGCGACCCTGGTGGTCGGGGCGGCCATGGTGACCCCCGTACAGGCGGCCCAGGCGGCGCCCGCGCCGGCTCCGGCGCAGCTCCCGGAGCTGCTCGTTCCCTCCCCGCCCGGCTCCAACGACTGGGACTGCACGCCGACCGACGAGCTCCCGAACCCGGTCGTGCTGGTGCACGGGCTGACGGCGAACCAGGCGAACAACTGGGCGTACATCGCGCCGCAGCTGGCGGAGCGCGGGCACTGCGTGTTCTCGCTGACCTACGGCCGCAACCCGCTCACCCCGCCGCCGCTGACCCAGGTCGGCGGTCTGGCACCCATCGAGGAGAGCGCGCAGGAGCTGGCGACGTTCGTCGACCGGGTGCTGGACGCGACCGGCGCGGAGAAGGTGGACATCGTCGGTCACTCCGAGGGTTCGCTGATGCCGAACCACTGGGTGAAGTTCCTCGGCGGTGCCGCGGTCGTCGACCGCTACGTCGGCCTCACGCCGTTGTGGGACGGCACCGAGACCGCCGGGCTGGCCTTCCTCAACCGCACCGGTGAGCAGCTCGGGCTGGGACCCGCGGTCGGGCTCGCCCTCGACCCGTTGTGCGCCGCCTGCCGGCAGGTCCTGCGCGGCTCGGACTTCCTCGCCGAGATGAACTCCGGCGGCGGGCCGCGGGTGGACGGCGTCACCTACACGATGATCCTCACCCGGTACGACGAGCTGGTGGTCCCGTACACGTCCGGGTTGATGGACGGGGCGACGAACATCGTCCTGCAGGAGGGGTGCCCGGCGAACCTGGCCGAGCACCTGGCCGTCGCGTTCGACCCGGTGACGCTGCAGCACATCACCAACGCGCTCGACCCGGCGAACGCCGAGCCGGTCCGCTGCTTCCCGGTCGGGCCGGACGCCCCGCCGGCCACCTGA
- a CDS encoding acetyl-CoA carboxylase, translating into MPRHEVVSPIPGVFYRRPDPDSPAFAEDGSTVTDDQTVGLVEVMKSFHQIQAGASGTLVEFLVGDEDEVDAGQPVAVVEIG; encoded by the coding sequence GTGCCCCGACACGAGGTCGTCTCCCCGATCCCCGGCGTCTTCTACCGCCGGCCCGATCCCGACAGCCCGGCGTTCGCCGAGGACGGCAGCACCGTCACCGACGACCAGACGGTCGGCCTGGTCGAGGTCATGAAGTCGTTCCACCAGATCCAGGCCGGGGCGTCCGGCACACTCGTCGAGTTCCTGGTCGGCGACGAGGACGAGGTGGACGCCGGCCAGCCCGTGGCGGTCGTCGAGATCGGCTGA
- a CDS encoding xanthine dehydrogenase family protein molybdopterin-binding subunit: MTTTAPRYVGTSLPRKEDPALLTGRATWTDDIAPAGTLHLAVVRSPLPHAKIVSIETAAALEQEGVRAVYTAEDIDHEFLAGIPCGWPVTEDIKIPDHRPLARGEVNHVGDGVAVVLATSARAARDAADLVDVEYDELPAVVDMADSLAEGAPLVHEELGTNHCYTWPLATGDVDAAFAEADVVVSGQYLQQRLIPSPMEPRAVVCVPDQVGGGFTVYTATQVPHFVRDILSAVTGIADTKIRVIAPDVGGGFGAKLNVYAEEFLALVLARKLGAPVKWTETRSEHHQATTHGRGQIQDISIAATSEGKILGMKVELLADMGAYLQLLTPGIAVFGAFTFCGLYDFGSYSFTCRGVFTNLTPTDAYRGAGRSEAAYGHERIMDDLARELGMDAAELRLRNLHPKFDEPRTVPSGVQYDSGDYETCMRKAMELADYDALREEQRKRRESGDPVQLGIGFGNFTESGGLSPSKVAAGVRLQSGGWEQSTVRMTTSGKVEVITGTSPHGQGHETAWSQIVADRLGVHPDDVEVLHGDTLIAPFGRDTYGSRSLSVGGTAVHLAAGKVLDKAMLIAAHLLEADEKDLEFEGGKFQVVGTAGPSVTIQEVAGAASLAANLPEGMEPNLTADSAFDPPNFTWPFGTHICVTEVDTETGFTRIRRYVAVDDCGVVVNPTIVEGQLHGGIAQGIGQALYEHATFDDAGNPTAGNLASYTVPSATDLPNFELEQTVTPSPTNPMGVKGIGESGAIGSSPAVVNSVIDAVSHLGVTHVDMPATPQAVWRAIMQANQQTA; encoded by the coding sequence GTGACCACCACCGCGCCGCGTTACGTCGGGACGAGCCTGCCCCGCAAGGAGGACCCGGCACTGTTGACCGGCCGGGCTACCTGGACCGATGACATCGCCCCCGCGGGGACGCTGCACCTGGCCGTCGTCCGCAGCCCGCTCCCACACGCCAAGATCGTCTCGATCGAGACCGCCGCCGCACTCGAGCAGGAGGGCGTCCGGGCGGTCTACACCGCCGAGGACATCGATCACGAGTTCCTCGCCGGCATCCCGTGCGGATGGCCGGTCACCGAGGACATCAAGATCCCGGACCACCGTCCGCTGGCCCGCGGCGAGGTGAACCACGTCGGCGACGGCGTCGCCGTGGTGCTGGCCACCAGCGCCCGGGCCGCCCGGGACGCCGCGGATCTGGTCGATGTCGAGTACGACGAGCTGCCCGCCGTCGTCGACATGGCCGACTCGCTGGCCGAGGGTGCCCCGCTGGTGCACGAGGAGCTGGGCACCAACCACTGCTACACCTGGCCGCTGGCCACCGGCGACGTCGACGCCGCGTTCGCCGAGGCCGACGTCGTGGTGTCCGGGCAGTACCTGCAGCAGCGGCTGATCCCGTCGCCGATGGAGCCGCGCGCCGTGGTCTGTGTGCCGGATCAGGTCGGTGGCGGCTTCACCGTCTACACCGCCACCCAGGTCCCGCACTTCGTCCGGGACATCCTGTCCGCGGTCACCGGGATCGCCGACACCAAGATCCGGGTCATCGCCCCGGACGTCGGCGGCGGTTTCGGCGCCAAGCTCAACGTCTACGCCGAGGAGTTCCTGGCGCTGGTACTGGCCCGCAAGCTCGGCGCGCCGGTCAAGTGGACCGAGACCCGCTCCGAGCACCACCAGGCCACCACGCACGGCCGGGGCCAGATCCAGGACATCTCGATCGCCGCCACCTCCGAGGGCAAGATCCTCGGGATGAAGGTGGAGCTGCTCGCCGACATGGGCGCCTACCTGCAGCTGCTGACCCCGGGCATCGCCGTGTTCGGTGCCTTCACCTTCTGCGGGCTCTACGACTTCGGCAGCTACTCCTTCACCTGCCGCGGCGTGTTCACCAACCTGACGCCCACCGACGCCTACCGCGGCGCCGGCCGCTCCGAGGCCGCCTACGGCCACGAGCGGATCATGGACGACCTGGCCCGCGAGCTGGGGATGGACGCCGCCGAGCTGCGGCTGCGCAACCTGCACCCGAAGTTCGACGAGCCGCGCACCGTGCCGTCCGGCGTCCAGTACGACTCCGGCGACTACGAGACCTGCATGCGCAAGGCGATGGAGCTCGCCGACTACGACGCGCTGCGCGAGGAGCAGCGCAAGCGCCGCGAGTCCGGTGACCCGGTCCAGCTCGGCATCGGGTTCGGCAACTTCACCGAGTCCGGCGGGCTGTCGCCGTCGAAGGTGGCGGCCGGGGTGCGGCTGCAGTCCGGCGGCTGGGAGCAGTCCACCGTCCGGATGACGACCAGCGGCAAGGTCGAGGTCATCACCGGCACCTCGCCGCACGGCCAGGGGCACGAGACCGCCTGGTCGCAGATCGTCGCCGACCGGCTCGGCGTGCACCCCGACGACGTCGAGGTGCTGCACGGCGACACCCTGATCGCGCCGTTCGGCCGCGACACCTACGGCTCGCGGAGCCTGTCGGTCGGCGGCACCGCGGTCCACCTGGCGGCGGGCAAGGTGCTGGACAAGGCGATGCTGATCGCCGCGCACCTGCTGGAGGCCGACGAGAAGGACCTCGAGTTCGAGGGCGGCAAGTTCCAGGTCGTCGGGACGGCCGGGCCGTCGGTGACGATCCAGGAGGTCGCCGGTGCCGCGTCGCTGGCGGCGAACCTGCCCGAGGGCATGGAGCCGAACCTGACCGCGGACTCGGCCTTCGACCCGCCGAACTTCACCTGGCCGTTCGGCACGCACATCTGCGTGACCGAGGTCGACACCGAGACCGGCTTCACCCGGATCCGCCGCTACGTCGCCGTCGACGACTGCGGGGTGGTGGTGAACCCGACGATCGTGGAGGGCCAGCTGCACGGCGGTATCGCGCAGGGCATCGGCCAGGCGCTCTACGAGCACGCCACGTTCGACGACGCGGGCAACCCGACCGCGGGCAACCTGGCGTCCTACACCGTGCCGTCGGCGACCGACCTGCCGAACTTCGAGCTGGAGCAGACCGTCACCCCGTCGCCGACGAACCCGATGGGGGTCAAGGGGATCGGCGAGTCCGGCGCGATCGGCTCGTCGCCTGCGGTGGTGAACTCGGTGATCGACGCCGTCTCGCACCTCGGGGTCACCCACGTCGACATGCCCGCCACGCCGCAGGCCGTCTGGCGGGCGATCATGCAGGCGAACCAGCAGACTGCCTGA
- a CDS encoding pentapeptide repeat-containing protein encodes MTTAEILIAAVRAGEPVHDPDLAECDLREVDLAGLQLRGGSLAGADLRGARLDRARISGTSLAGADLREADLTDAVLSAVDLSRARLAGALLGDTRFDDCRMLGTVLRGVRGLAASFVLTGCNLQLADLGDLALRGLRVSECDLSEADLSGADLRTVVFDRCRLRGTVLRAARLDQADLRTSDLGEITPDTPRELRGAVVSPGQAAAICGALGLTVLG; translated from the coding sequence GTGACGACCGCCGAGATACTCATCGCCGCCGTCCGGGCCGGGGAACCGGTGCACGATCCCGATCTGGCGGAGTGTGACCTGCGGGAGGTCGATCTCGCCGGCCTGCAGTTGCGCGGCGGCTCGCTTGCCGGGGCCGATCTGCGTGGTGCGCGACTGGACCGGGCCCGGATCTCGGGTACCTCGCTGGCGGGGGCCGATCTGCGGGAGGCCGACCTGACCGACGCCGTACTGAGCGCGGTCGACCTGTCGCGTGCCCGGCTCGCGGGTGCGTTGCTGGGCGACACCCGGTTCGACGACTGCCGGATGCTGGGGACGGTGCTGCGCGGCGTCCGTGGCCTGGCGGCGTCGTTCGTGCTGACCGGGTGCAATCTGCAGCTGGCGGATCTCGGGGATCTGGCGCTGCGCGGGCTGCGGGTCTCCGAGTGCGACCTGTCCGAGGCCGATCTCTCCGGCGCGGACCTGCGGACGGTGGTCTTCGACCGGTGCCGGCTGCGCGGGACCGTGCTGCGGGCCGCCCGGCTGGACCAGGCCGACCTGCGGACCAGCGACCTGGGCGAGATCACCCCGGACACCCCGCGCGAGTTGCGGGGCGCGGTCGTCTCCCCCGGTCAGGCGGCCGCGATCTGTGGCGCGCTCGGGCTCACCGTGCTCGGCTAG